One window of Aphelocoma coerulescens isolate FSJ_1873_10779 chromosome 17, UR_Acoe_1.0, whole genome shotgun sequence genomic DNA carries:
- the TOR4A gene encoding torsin-4A: protein MEEELPCSEVDGKGVLRDLGVEMPCVESNPIGGTSGAEKDAGEVPCAETSTEEEAPCDPGIVFTEGSVEGETLGTVRDGKGAIPGTGSDGEGEIPGTGSDGEGEIPGTGSDGEEEIPITDSDGEGEMPCDTKEEASCSESDVEEVPDAVIPAASKKITSISSPLRAIVRLRRRYQGLKKSRLHLELPREKSAEFVHTRLLQRQLSLNRTSLYSPSMSFFNQSGFESSQYFTFDTSVEHYSVKKCRRKKSRRKSRMVLYPDKTKKYLPAEEKSKAKRCLLLLIAIIFFQILNAIENLDDNLQKYDLDGLEKTMHREVFGQKVAVESIVELLKDYLATHIHNKPLVISLNGPTGVGKSHVGWVLAKHFRSVMDNDFVLQYFVMHHCPSGVAPLTCEIDLSKKISDMVTRAEIEEKTPVFILDEVELMSPVLLDTLSRFFEPNQTNEFLNAIYILISNLGGAEITKFVIQNASTELLQQQRGAEELLSIIQPVLISVHPLWKAADIIPFVLLEKSHVINCFLEQMRREGLYPDQKHIENLANQLSYYTTGDKQYSRMGCKQVVAKVNLL, encoded by the coding sequence ATGGAGGAAGAGTTGCCCTGCTCTGAGGTGGATGGAAAAGGCGTCCTCAGGGATCTGGGAGTGGAGATGCCCTGCGTGGAGAGCAATCCCATAGGAGGCACATCTGGAGCAGAGAAGGACGCAGGAGAGGTGCCCTGTGCTGAGACCAGCACAGAAGAAGAGGCTCCTTGTGACCCAGGAATTGTCTTCACTGAGGGCAGTGTGGAAGGAGAGACgctgggcactgtcagagaTGGGAAAGGGGCGATTCCTGGAACTGGCAGTGACGGGGAAGGGGAAATTCCTGGAACTGGCAGTGACGGGGAAGGGGAAATTCCTGGCACTGGCAGTGACGGGGAAGAGGAGATTCCCATCACTGACAGCgatggggaaggggaaatgcCCTGTGACACAAAAGAAGAGGCGTCTTGCTCTGAGAGTGACGTGGAGGAAGTGCCAGATGCTGTAATCCCTGCTGCTTCCAAGAAAATAACATCTATTTCCTCTCCCCTGCGGGCCATCGTCCGCCTGCGCCGGCGCTACCAGGGGCTGAAGAAAAGCCGCCTGCATTTAGAGCTCCCTCGGGAAAAGTCTGCGGAGTTTGTccacaccaggctgctccaaaggcAGCTGTCCCTGAACAGAACTTCCCTATACAGCCCTTCCATGTCCTTCTTTAATCAGTCTGGCTTTGAGAGCTCCCAGTACTTCACCTTCGACACGTCTGTGGAGCATTACTCCGTGAAAAAGTGCAGGCGGAAAAAGAGCCGGAGGAAATCCAGGATGGTCCTCTACCcggataaaacaaaaaaatacctcccagcagaggagaaaagcaaagcaaagcgcTGCCTCCTCTTGCTCATTGCCATTATCTTCTTCCAGATTCTCAATGCCATAGAGAACCTGGATGATAACCTCCAAAAGTACGACCTCGATGGTTTGGAGAAAACCATGCACCGGGAAGTATTTGGGCAGAAGGTTGCTGTGGAAAGCATTGTGGAATTACTGAAAGACTATCTGGCTACCCACATCCACAACAAGCCTCTGGTGATCTCTCTGAATGGCCCCACAGGGGTTGGGAAGAGCCACGTTGGCTGGGTGCTGGCCAAACATTTTCGCTCTGTCATGGACAATGACTTTGTGCTCCAGTACTTTGTGATGCACCACTGCCCCAGCGGGGTGGCTCCCCTGACCTGTGAAATAGATCTGTCTAAGAAGATTTCTGACATGGTTACCAGAGCTGAAATAGAGGAGAAGACCCCAGTGTTTATTCTGGATGAGGTTGAGCTCATGTCCCCCGTCCTGCTGGACACTCTCAGCCGATTCTTTGAACCCAATCAAACCAACGAGTTCCTCAATGCCATCTACATTTTAATAAGCAACCTGGGAGGTGCTGAAATCACAAAGTTTGTTATCCAGAATGCATCCactgagctcctgcagcagcagcggggAGCTGAAGAGCTGCTGAGCATCATCCAGCCAGTCCTGATCAGTGTCCACCCTCTGTGGAAGGCTGCAGACATCATCCCCTTTGTCCTTCTGGAGAAGTCTCATGTCATAAACTGCTTCCTGGAGCAGATGAGGAGGGAAGGGCTCTACCCCGACCAGAAGCACATTGAGAATTTGGCAAATCAGCTCAGTTACTACACTACAGGAGACAAGCAGTACTCCAGGATGGGCTGCAAGCAGGTTGTGGCCAAAGTCAACCTCCTGTAG
- the LOC138119869 gene encoding microtubule nucleation factor SSNA1-like, giving the protein MSGTEAALRGHHAALREGLAELRARREELSGRIRAEEAERDRLQARIAALSRRLFDTSESLVGLRSTRAHIDRTIAEMDSASGQILANSQTLLDVLKEEMGDLGRAIEPQSTSLGQRVRQQKHC; this is encoded by the exons ATGAGCGGCACCGAGGCCGCGCTGCGGGGGCACCACGCGGCGCTGCGGGAGG GGCTGGCGGAGCTCCGCGCCCGACGGGAGGAGCTGAGCGGGCGGATCCGGGCCGAGGAGGCGGAGCGGGACCGGCTGCAGGCGCGGATTGCGGCGCTCTCCCGGCGCTTGTTCGACACCAGCGAGAGCCTTGTGGGGCTCCGGTCCACCCGAGCCCACATCGACCGCACCATCGCCGAGATGGACTCGGCCTCCGGGCAG ATACTGGCCAATTCTCAGACATTGCTAGATGTCCTGAAGGAGGAAATGGGGGATCTTGGTAGAGCCATTGAGCCACAAAGCACTTCATTAGGACAAAGGGTACGTCAACAAAAGCATTGCTAA
- the ANAPC2 gene encoding anaphase-promoting complex subunit 2 translates to MELSAAWHTLSTALVPPAALGLAAPRPEAAGPLQDAELRAALDVLQCYDLHSIVEEWFIEVLQTDLQANIAPEFWNCISQYENTAEEPQCAALLLDAFSLLKCRLEPYLNSLELLEQWTKAGLLLGTGAQTLQEKVYTMFKAILFFSTTKSFQEMIQQFYSRTFRIYMRQWKKGEDGMNECESSMSETEQESDPEEGGGEGPLCAGCSSKREQCWCPEAMEQFQQLNDILRRLNLLERVSADAVTTILHRMIEERMEQRCRGEYEHSFLNEFQEWIEKVIGWLSRVFLQDGPSAQSSAEASSTLKRWRCHVQRFFYRIYASMRIEELFSIIRDFPESKPAVEDLKFCLERTNQRQQLLSSLKSALEMRLLHPGVNTSDIITLYISAIKALRELDPSMVILEVACEPIRKYLRTREDTVRQIVAGLTGDAEGSGDLANELSKADPVTLENGQESDDDISEPGDWVPDPVDADPGKSSSKRRSSDIISLLVSIYGSKDLFINEYRTLLADRLLHQFNYSAEREIRNVELLKLRFGEAQMHYCEVMLKDMADSRRINANIRDEEEKLPEEERPPFSLVAVILSSEFWPPLKEEKLELPEQVKEAMEAYSKKYEKLKAMRTLNWKYHLGLVSLDVELADRTLSLSVSPVHAAIILHFQTKSTWTLTELSEVLKVPVTSLKRKMTLWLQQGVLREEPEGTFTVIEEEQKDQVEKVVLIDSDEEGDSAMASQADQKEEELQLFWTYIQAMLTNLESLSLERIHSMLKMFVMTGPVVTEIDIQELQGFLQKKVRDQQLIYSGGVYRLPKNCN, encoded by the exons ATGGAGCTCTCGGCCGCCTGGCACACGCTCAGCACCGCGCTGGTGCCGCCCGCCGCGCTGGGGCTG GCAGCCCCGAGGCCCGAGGCTGCGGGGCCGCTGCAGGATGCCGAGCTCCGGGCAGCCCTGGACGTGCTGCAGTGCTACGACTTGCACTCCATCGTGGAGGAGTGGTTCATCGAGGTTCTGCAGACTGACCTGCAGGCGAATATAGCCCCCGAGTTCTGGAACTGCATCAGCCAGTATGAGAACACGGCCGAGGAGCCCCAGTGCGCTGCGCTGCTCCTGGATGCGTTCAGTCTGCTCAAGTGCCGCCTGGAGCCCTACCTGAAcagcctggagctcctggagcagtggACCAAGGCAGGCCTGCTCCTGGGGACAGGTGCTCAGACACTACAGGAGAAGGTGTACACCATGTTCAAAGCTATCCTCTTCTTCTCCACGACCAAATCCTTCCAGGAGATGATCCAGCAGTTCTATAGCCGCACGTTCAGGATATACATGCGGCAGTGGAAGAAAGGAGAAGATGGAATGAATGAGTGTGAGAGCAGCATGAGTGAGACCGAGCAGGAGAGTGACCCAGAGGAGGGCGGAGGAGAGGGCCCACTCTgtgcaggctgcagcagcaagagggaGCAGTGCTGGTGCCCTGAAGCCATGGAGCAGTTCCAGCAGCTCAATGACATTCT CCGCCGGCTGAATTTGCTGGAGAGGGTGAGCGCCGACGCCGTCACCACCATCTTGCACAGGATGATCGAGGAGAGGatggagcagcgctgccggggcGAGTACGAGCACTCCTTCCTCAACGAGTTCCAGGAG TGGATAGAGAAGGTGATTGGGTGGCTCAGCAGGGTGTTCCTGCAGGATGGCCCCTCGGCACAGTCCTCTGCAGAAGCCAGCAGCACCCTGAAACGCTGGCGCTGCCACGTCCAGAGGTTCTTCTACCGCATCTACGCCAGCATGCGCATCGAGGAGCTCTTCAGCATCATCCGAG ATTTCCCAGAGTCGAAGCCTGCTGTAGAGGACCTCAAGTTCTGCCTGGAAAGGACTaaccagaggcagcagctgctcagctccCTGAAAAGTGCTCTGGAAATGAGACTTCTGCACCCTG GAGTCAACACCTCCGACATCATCACTCTGTATATCTCGGCCATCAAGGCCCTGCGGGAGCTGGACCCTTCCATGGTTATCCTGGAGGTTGCCTGTGAGCCCATCAGGAAGTACCTGAG GACTCGGGAGGACACGGTGCGGCAGATCGTGGCCGGTCTCACGGGGGATGCTGAGGGCTCGGGTGACCTGGCAAATGAGCTCTCCAAAGCTGACCCAGTGACCCTGGAGAATGGCCAGGAGAGTGATGATGACATCTCAGAGCCAGGGGACTGGGTTCCTGACCCAGTTGATGCAGATCCAG GGAAATCGAGCTCCAAGCGCCGCTCCTCAGACATCATCAGCCTCCTGGTGAGCATCTACGGCAGCAAGGACCTGTTCATCAATGAGTACCGCACGCTGCTGGCCGACCGCCTGCTGCACCAGTTCAACTACAGTGCTGAGag ggaaatccGCAacgtggagctgctgaagctgaGGTTTGGGGAAGCTCAGATGCACTACTGTGAAGTCATGTTGAAA GACATGGCCGACTCGCGGCGCATCAACGCCAACATTCgggatgaggaggagaagcTCCCGGAGGAGGAGAGGCCTCCCTTCAGCCTCGTGGCTGTTATCCTGTCCAGTGAGTTCTGGCCACCACTCAAAGAGGAGAAGCTGGAGCTTCCGGAGCAGGTCAAGGAAGCCATGGAAGCATATTCCAAGAAGTATGAGAAATTAAAG gCCATGAGGACCCTGAACTGGAAGTACCACCTGGGGCTGGTGAGCCTGGACGTGGAGCTGGCTGACCGCACGCTGTCCCTGTCCGTGTCTCCTGTGCACGCCGCCATCATCCTGCACTTCCAGACCAAGA GTACCTGGACACTGACAGAGCTGAGTGAAGTGCTCAAGGTGCCCGTGACATCGCTGAAGAGGAAGATGacgctgtggctgcagcagggagTCCTGCGGGAAGAGCCCGAGGGCACCTTCACCGTCATTGAGGAGGAGCAGAAGGACCAGGTGGAGAAGGTTGTTCTGATTGACAGTGACGAGGAGGGGGACTCTGCCATGGCCTCACAGGCTGACcagaaggaggaggagctgcag CTGTTCTGGACGTACATCCAGGCCATGCTGACCAACCTGGAGAGCCTGTCCCTGGAGAGGATTCACAGCATGCTCAAGATGTTTGTGATGACCGGCCCTGTGGTCACTGAGATCGAtatccaggagctgcagggattcCTCCAGAAGAAGGTCCGGGACCAGCAGCTCATCTACTCCGGGGGGGTCTATCGCCTGCCCAAGAACTGCAACTAA